In Bifidobacterium actinocoloniiforme DSM 22766, a genomic segment contains:
- a CDS encoding bifunctional alpha,alpha-trehalose-phosphate synthase (UDP-forming)/trehalose-phosphatase produces the protein MSRLIIVSNRLPASLEASADGSYSLRQNVGGLATAIGPYHKAHRDCLWIGWSGIDPDQYTDEELEKIRQAYRDRRCIPIFLSDEEINGYYAGFSNNTLWPLFHDFSHEAQFNPDDWETYRKVNMRFAQVIEPLVLPGDTIWVQDYHLMLLPKMLRERYPKASIGWFLHVPFPSAEIFRSLPWCREILEGVLGADLVGFHTTDFVMSFLASIYRLLPELTVDQDGLVHMPDGHRAAVDAFPIGIDYNLYARTARSSLARAMRRGIEESAGKNTGHRYRSSVTAEGDAAAEAGDRDATWWSQHKLEDLPELTLARSAASSIGRKENKVIVSVDRLDYTKGLPERLKAFGRMLEKYPEWTGHVTYYLLATPSREDVESYRRLKSQVDELVGQINGRYSLLAWNPIHYITRSLSIKPICGIYAAGDVALVTPLRDGMNLVAKEYLACHDGREGALVLSDMCGAADELTDAFIVNPYDIDMVCEALHDALEISPDESRARNMRMQARLKVRTASNWCTSFLNILRQVTTSGMSDKRLRTGLRNEMVDSWQKASRRLILCDYDGTLTPLVRNPDRAKPTKALRRILRQVGSQPGVDLFLVSGRSHTTMEEWFADLPVGLIAEHGAWSKPIERSDSGPSQWRRAPGLPVAEQWQPMVEPIMEESVQRVPGSFIEVKSDALAWHYRKSDPKQAEAERDDLAARLSAAVAGKGLMVMRNSKVLEVSPVATSKGQAVLPWITSGDYDFVLSLGDDATDETMFAVMPDSAWSVKVGPGVTKARARLLDPAAVRYLLLDLAAGTASGAEPKTRTAGVPGSFARGES, from the coding sequence ATGTCACGTCTGATTATCGTCTCGAACCGGCTGCCCGCTTCGCTGGAGGCTTCGGCGGACGGTTCATACTCCTTGCGGCAGAACGTGGGCGGTCTGGCCACCGCCATCGGCCCCTACCACAAGGCCCACCGTGACTGCCTGTGGATCGGCTGGTCCGGCATCGACCCTGACCAGTATACGGATGAGGAGCTCGAGAAGATCCGTCAGGCTTACCGGGACCGCCGCTGCATCCCTATTTTCCTGAGCGATGAGGAGATTAACGGCTACTACGCCGGCTTTTCCAACAACACCCTGTGGCCGCTCTTCCACGATTTCTCTCACGAGGCGCAATTCAATCCAGACGACTGGGAGACCTACCGCAAGGTGAACATGCGTTTCGCCCAGGTGATCGAGCCCCTGGTCCTGCCTGGCGACACGATTTGGGTCCAGGACTACCATCTGATGCTCCTGCCCAAGATGCTGCGCGAGCGCTATCCCAAGGCTTCAATTGGCTGGTTCCTGCATGTCCCCTTCCCCTCGGCGGAGATTTTCCGCTCCCTGCCCTGGTGCCGGGAGATTCTGGAGGGTGTGCTGGGCGCCGATTTGGTGGGTTTCCACACCACTGATTTCGTCATGAGCTTCCTGGCTTCCATCTACCGGCTCCTGCCTGAGTTGACTGTCGACCAGGATGGTTTGGTCCACATGCCGGATGGTCACCGGGCAGCTGTGGACGCTTTCCCGATTGGCATCGACTACAACCTCTACGCCCGCACGGCCCGCTCCTCCCTGGCTCGGGCCATGCGCCGGGGCATTGAGGAGTCCGCCGGCAAGAACACCGGGCACCGCTACCGTTCCTCCGTGACGGCCGAGGGCGACGCCGCCGCCGAAGCCGGCGATAGGGACGCCACCTGGTGGAGCCAGCATAAGCTGGAGGACCTGCCCGAACTCACCTTGGCCCGTTCGGCCGCTTCGTCAATCGGCCGCAAGGAGAACAAGGTCATCGTCTCGGTGGACCGCCTGGACTACACTAAAGGCCTGCCCGAACGGCTGAAGGCCTTCGGTCGCATGTTGGAGAAGTACCCTGAGTGGACCGGTCACGTCACCTACTACCTGCTGGCCACCCCCTCCCGCGAGGACGTGGAGTCGTACCGGCGGCTGAAATCCCAAGTGGATGAGCTGGTCGGACAGATCAATGGGCGCTACTCCCTGCTCGCTTGGAACCCCATCCACTACATCACCCGTTCCCTCTCAATCAAGCCGATTTGCGGGATTTACGCGGCTGGCGACGTGGCTCTGGTCACCCCCCTGCGAGATGGCATGAACTTGGTGGCCAAGGAGTATCTGGCATGCCACGACGGCCGTGAGGGCGCTCTGGTCCTGTCCGACATGTGCGGTGCCGCCGACGAGTTGACCGATGCCTTCATCGTCAACCCCTACGACATCGATATGGTTTGCGAGGCGCTCCACGACGCTTTGGAGATCAGCCCGGACGAGTCCCGGGCCCGCAATATGCGCATGCAGGCCCGGCTGAAGGTGCGCACCGCCTCCAATTGGTGCACGAGCTTCTTGAACATTTTACGCCAGGTCACCACGTCGGGCATGAGCGACAAGCGCTTGCGGACGGGTTTGCGTAATGAGATGGTGGACTCCTGGCAGAAAGCTAGCCGCCGGCTGATCCTGTGCGACTACGACGGCACGCTGACCCCATTGGTGCGTAACCCCGATCGGGCCAAGCCGACCAAGGCCCTACGCCGGATTCTGCGCCAGGTGGGCTCGCAACCGGGTGTGGATCTCTTCCTGGTCTCCGGCCGCAGCCACACGACCATGGAGGAGTGGTTCGCTGATTTACCGGTTGGCCTAATCGCGGAGCATGGCGCGTGGAGCAAGCCGATTGAGCGCTCGGATTCCGGCCCCAGCCAGTGGAGGAGGGCTCCGGGCCTGCCGGTGGCTGAGCAGTGGCAGCCGATGGTCGAGCCGATCATGGAGGAGTCCGTCCAACGGGTGCCCGGGTCTTTCATAGAGGTCAAGTCGGATGCCTTGGCTTGGCATTACCGCAAGAGCGACCCCAAGCAGGCCGAGGCCGAGCGCGACGACTTAGCCGCCCGACTCAGCGCCGCAGTCGCAGGCAAGGGTCTGATGGTGATGCGCAATTCCAAGGTTTTGGAGGTCTCCCCGGTGGCCACCAGCAAGGGGCAGGCCGTCTTGCCGTGGATCACCAGCGGCGATTATGACTTCGTGCTCTCCCTGGGGGATGACGCCACCGATGAGACCATGTTCGCGGTCATGCCTGATTCGGCTTGGTCGGTAAAGGTCGGCCCAGGGGTCACTAAGGCCCGGGCGCGCCTGCTTGATCCCGCCGCTGTCCGCTACCTTCTGCTCGATTTGGCCGCCGGCACGGCTTCGGGAGCCGAACCCAAGACCCGCACGGCTGGCGTCCCCGGCAGCTTCGCCCGCGGCGAGTCGTGA
- a CDS encoding SIR2 family NAD-dependent protein deacylase: MSTNTRTKRIAVLTGAGISTSAGIPDFRGPDGVWTKHPDQMQVYDLDAFLTNKRAREYSWRWQKESPVWTAQPGVAHRALVKLEEAGTLTLLATQNFDALHEKAGNSPELIVNLHGTIGSSHCMKCGAAYRTSEIMDRLDQEPDPHCRRPLPYQGDLPCGGIIKTDVVYFGEALPDGAMEKSLKEVRRADELWVIGSTLEVFPAASLVPAAAQAEVPITIMNMGRTQYDGLAQRLIRGPIQDALPELVDETITRSKRQR; encoded by the coding sequence ATGAGCACAAATACGAGAACAAAACGAATAGCCGTGCTGACCGGAGCCGGCATCTCAACTTCCGCAGGCATACCCGACTTCCGCGGGCCCGACGGCGTGTGGACCAAGCATCCCGATCAGATGCAGGTCTACGACTTGGACGCCTTCCTGACGAACAAGCGCGCCCGTGAATACTCCTGGCGCTGGCAGAAGGAATCGCCGGTTTGGACCGCGCAGCCTGGCGTGGCCCACCGTGCGCTGGTCAAGCTCGAAGAAGCAGGAACGCTGACCCTGCTGGCCACGCAGAACTTCGATGCCCTGCACGAGAAAGCCGGCAACTCACCCGAGCTGATCGTCAACCTGCACGGGACCATCGGCAGCTCACACTGCATGAAGTGCGGGGCCGCTTACCGGACCAGTGAAATCATGGACCGGCTCGACCAGGAGCCCGACCCTCACTGCCGGCGTCCGCTGCCCTACCAGGGGGACTTGCCCTGCGGGGGCATCATCAAGACCGACGTGGTCTACTTCGGGGAGGCGCTGCCGGACGGGGCCATGGAGAAGAGCCTCAAGGAAGTCAGGCGCGCCGACGAGCTCTGGGTGATCGGCTCGACGCTTGAGGTCTTCCCGGCGGCCTCGCTCGTGCCCGCCGCAGCCCAAGCAGAGGTGCCGATCACCATCATGAACATGGGGCGCACCCAGTACGACGGGCTGGCCCAGCGGTTGATTCGCGGACCCATCCAAGACGCCCTGCCTGAACTGGTCGACGAGACGATCACGCGAAGCAAGCGACAGCGCTGA
- a CDS encoding GNAT family N-acetyltransferase gives MVHLEEITKENFYQVIELKRPKEEPYVASNVLSLAEAWLYRNDGQVRPQAIYADDTLVGFTMTYDELDRPVRSLWRILIPEEYTNKGYGSQALKLILAEAREQGGLEKVELSYVPGNTMAEHVYEQVGFRANGRIDDGEVVMEYTL, from the coding sequence ATGGTCCATCTGGAAGAGATCACCAAGGAGAACTTTTACCAGGTGATTGAGCTGAAGCGGCCCAAAGAAGAGCCCTATGTCGCCAGCAATGTCCTTTCGCTTGCAGAGGCCTGGTTGTATAGGAACGACGGCCAGGTGAGGCCTCAAGCCATTTATGCGGACGATACATTGGTGGGATTCACTATGACTTATGACGAGCTGGATCGGCCTGTGCGGAGCTTATGGCGCATTCTGATACCGGAAGAATATACGAATAAGGGGTACGGCAGCCAAGCCTTGAAACTGATACTGGCCGAGGCCCGGGAGCAGGGTGGTCTTGAAAAGGTGGAGTTGAGCTATGTGCCAGGCAATACGATGGCTGAACATGTCTATGAGCAAGTAGGTTTTCGGGCTAACGGGCGGATTGATGACGGCGAAGTGGTGATGGAATACACTTTATGA
- a CDS encoding alpha-galactosidase, whose protein sequence is MLKGRYWAIMSSLKWGNSELELEFGIASTRPVVIRSVTMLSAARHSTSAIGETIDANTNLGAGGGNESTETKVVFERPMPVVELMAAQRGSGHTKCSRRLIETSLGASLRYTGAVKKHTDDADMLTISMDSELGLAVNLSFELPAGCTMMRVTAEVTNTIDAPLVLESLAVCCLPFGVRAHSGGEKSTDLLDGWALTECAADWLGEGRWATNPMRRLCPALGNDLVGRNPQGAHSVVSEGTFSTGTSMPMGIVSNQGEGIAWLFQVEHNGAWRWEVGEREDKEGYLALSGPTYRDHGWSTTLMKGCSFTSVPVSVALGHNVDDVIASVTRYRRMEHSALDEIGRPGIIFNDYMNTLNGDPTRDKLMPLVEAAAQVGAEVFCIDAGWYDDTGDWWPSVGEWMPSSKRFPNGLSEVTDAIRERGMVPGLWMEPEVIGVKSPLAAELPDEAFFLHAGQRVVEQERYLLDFRNPVVIERMNGVVDRLIKQFGVGYFKFDYNVMPGPGTTYKADSPGDGLLGHNRAYSAWIQGLHRRHPNLILENCSSGGMREDFAQTALFRLNSTSDQQDFRKYPTITATAPLAMLPEQAGNWAYPSAEMDDEEFVFALVNTMPGHFFMSGYLNRFSDRQIELVKVAVAAYRESIQPVITQAVPFWPLGLPQWEDKSVALGLDCGGGRALLTVWARCCEEGRLSVPLPKWRGKACEVRPVFPAFDTRESGMQAWSCNWDEEGGELKLELPKGIYTARIYEISVR, encoded by the coding sequence ATGCTAAAAGGAAGGTATTGGGCAATAATGTCTTCGCTGAAATGGGGTAATAGCGAACTGGAGTTAGAGTTCGGTATTGCTTCGACGCGCCCAGTCGTCATTCGTTCCGTGACCATGCTTTCCGCCGCGCGGCATTCGACATCTGCTATTGGGGAAACCATTGATGCCAACACGAATCTGGGTGCCGGTGGGGGAAATGAATCGACGGAAACCAAGGTGGTTTTTGAGCGGCCAATGCCGGTGGTAGAGCTCATGGCCGCACAGCGAGGCAGTGGGCACACCAAATGCAGCAGACGGTTGATTGAGACATCGCTGGGCGCGTCTCTCAGATACACCGGCGCTGTGAAGAAACATACTGATGACGCGGATATGCTGACTATATCAATGGACAGCGAACTGGGGTTGGCTGTAAACCTGAGTTTTGAGCTGCCGGCGGGTTGCACCATGATGCGGGTGACAGCAGAGGTGACGAATACGATTGACGCGCCGCTGGTACTGGAATCCTTGGCTGTATGCTGTCTACCGTTCGGAGTGCGAGCCCATAGCGGTGGTGAGAAAAGCACCGACCTGCTGGACGGCTGGGCCCTCACAGAATGCGCCGCAGATTGGCTAGGCGAAGGTCGCTGGGCCACGAACCCCATGCGGCGGTTGTGCCCGGCCCTCGGCAATGACCTGGTGGGGCGGAATCCGCAAGGGGCACACTCGGTCGTCTCGGAAGGTACGTTCTCGACGGGCACCTCGATGCCTATGGGGATTGTGAGCAACCAGGGGGAAGGCATAGCCTGGCTCTTCCAGGTGGAGCACAACGGAGCCTGGCGCTGGGAAGTCGGTGAGAGGGAAGACAAGGAGGGGTACCTGGCCCTCAGTGGTCCCACTTACCGCGACCATGGCTGGTCCACAACCCTGATGAAGGGATGCAGCTTCACTTCGGTACCTGTTTCAGTGGCTTTGGGGCACAACGTGGATGATGTGATCGCCAGCGTTACCCGGTACCGCCGAATGGAGCATTCTGCCCTTGATGAGATAGGACGCCCCGGGATTATTTTCAATGATTATATGAATACGCTGAACGGCGATCCTACCCGGGACAAGCTTATGCCGCTAGTGGAGGCTGCCGCACAGGTCGGCGCGGAAGTATTCTGCATCGACGCCGGCTGGTACGACGACACCGGCGATTGGTGGCCTTCCGTGGGCGAGTGGATGCCCTCCAGCAAGCGCTTCCCCAACGGACTATCCGAGGTAACCGACGCTATCCGAGAGCGTGGGATGGTGCCGGGCTTATGGATGGAGCCTGAGGTGATTGGCGTGAAGAGCCCGCTAGCCGCTGAACTGCCGGACGAGGCGTTCTTCTTGCACGCCGGGCAGCGGGTTGTGGAACAAGAGCGCTACCTGCTGGATTTCAGGAACCCGGTCGTGATAGAGCGAATGAATGGCGTAGTGGACCGCCTGATTAAACAGTTCGGCGTGGGGTATTTCAAATTCGACTACAACGTGATGCCCGGTCCCGGCACAACCTACAAGGCTGATAGTCCAGGAGATGGCCTGCTGGGTCACAACCGGGCTTATAGCGCTTGGATACAGGGGCTACACCGCAGACATCCGAACCTGATATTAGAGAACTGCTCGTCGGGGGGCATGAGGGAGGACTTTGCGCAGACAGCGCTTTTCCGCCTCAACTCCACCTCCGACCAGCAGGACTTCCGTAAATATCCAACCATCACGGCTACCGCGCCATTGGCGATGCTGCCGGAGCAAGCAGGGAACTGGGCGTATCCATCGGCCGAGATGGACGATGAGGAATTCGTTTTTGCGCTGGTGAACACCATGCCCGGACACTTCTTCATGTCCGGCTACCTCAACCGCTTCTCCGACCGGCAGATTGAACTAGTCAAGGTGGCCGTTGCGGCCTACCGTGAGAGCATCCAGCCGGTCATCACCCAAGCTGTTCCTTTCTGGCCATTAGGGCTGCCCCAGTGGGAGGACAAGAGCGTGGCTTTGGGGCTGGACTGTGGCGGTGGCCGAGCACTGCTGACGGTGTGGGCCCGCTGCTGTGAGGAAGGCCGGTTGAGCGTGCCGCTGCCGAAGTGGCGAGGCAAAGCCTGTGAAGTTCGGCCGGTCTTCCCTGCTTTTGATACTCGAGAATCTGGGATGCAGGCTTGGTCCTGCAACTGGGACGAAGAAGGAGGTGAACTCAAGCTAGAGCTGCCGAAAGGCATCTACACGGCTCGGATATATGAAATATCGGTGCGCTGA
- a CDS encoding ABC transporter substrate-binding protein: MTLIHKSTSKRGTARVIRLLAAVTAAGLGVSLMAGCGNPASSADDTDTSASGYWPAAQQKLGGVTLKFWTSPQANKIPAQVIKDFEKATGAKVDLITIPEVYENNAQTKITTGDVPDLGFWQPTRSMLAGFVAQGKLQKLDNAPFEKNYKPGIDDQAGLYNKTRYAVMVSAPSTMGVYYNKDVFKSAGVDETPQNWNEFVQTAEHIKDADVPGVQSPLFEMGGSQWGTQWAVQVQLAEAAKAGLWDRVNSGKEKFTDKTIMEAITNYQDLFKKGLYNADAGSAKDTAQEQALWDGKTSMIFGNTSQFMAVAALAGNDKAQLDQKIGYFPISKDGNYTTTIPDGSNGVVAFKTGDSKREAAARQFINFWMSDGYEAFIKQQNNISVFKNVESPSTVPQAALDASKSIQHSVGSMQLQALANPDLYVNLASMVNGTMTPQQVAQTTQDQFAQVAKAQGAKGF, from the coding sequence ATGACGTTAATCCACAAGAGCACTAGCAAGCGCGGGACGGCCAGAGTCATACGGCTGCTGGCGGCAGTAACTGCGGCAGGACTGGGTGTTTCACTGATGGCGGGCTGCGGCAATCCTGCATCAAGCGCGGACGATACCGACACTTCAGCATCGGGATACTGGCCAGCAGCCCAGCAGAAGCTTGGCGGAGTGACCCTCAAGTTCTGGACCTCACCTCAGGCGAACAAGATCCCCGCCCAAGTAATTAAGGATTTTGAGAAGGCTACTGGCGCCAAGGTCGATCTGATAACGATTCCCGAGGTCTACGAGAACAACGCACAAACTAAAATCACCACCGGTGATGTGCCGGACTTGGGCTTCTGGCAGCCCACCAGGTCCATGCTTGCTGGTTTCGTGGCTCAGGGCAAGCTCCAGAAACTGGACAACGCTCCATTCGAGAAGAACTACAAGCCAGGTATTGACGATCAGGCGGGTCTGTACAACAAGACCCGTTATGCTGTGATGGTGAGCGCCCCATCGACCATGGGCGTTTACTATAACAAGGATGTGTTCAAGTCTGCGGGCGTGGATGAAACACCACAGAATTGGAACGAGTTCGTGCAGACTGCGGAGCACATCAAGGATGCCGATGTGCCTGGGGTGCAGTCGCCGCTGTTTGAGATGGGCGGTTCACAGTGGGGGACTCAGTGGGCCGTGCAGGTCCAGCTGGCAGAGGCAGCCAAAGCCGGGCTGTGGGATCGGGTGAACTCCGGCAAGGAGAAGTTCACCGATAAGACCATCATGGAGGCCATCACCAACTACCAGGACCTGTTTAAGAAGGGCCTATATAACGCGGACGCTGGTTCAGCTAAGGACACAGCCCAGGAGCAGGCGCTGTGGGACGGCAAGACCTCGATGATATTCGGCAACACCAGCCAATTCATGGCTGTTGCTGCGCTCGCCGGCAACGACAAGGCACAGTTGGACCAGAAGATTGGGTACTTCCCCATCTCCAAGGACGGCAACTACACTACGACGATTCCCGATGGGTCCAACGGCGTGGTGGCCTTCAAAACCGGAGACAGTAAGCGTGAGGCGGCCGCTCGTCAGTTCATCAACTTCTGGATGAGCGACGGGTACGAGGCATTCATCAAGCAACAAAATAACATCTCAGTGTTCAAGAACGTGGAATCGCCCAGCACAGTGCCGCAGGCGGCTCTGGACGCGTCCAAGTCCATCCAGCACAGCGTCGGCTCCATGCAGTTGCAGGCGCTAGCTAACCCTGACTTATACGTGAACCTGGCCAGCATGGTCAACGGTACGATGACGCCGCAGCAAGTGGCGCAGACTACCCAGGACCAGTTCGCCCAGGTGGCGAAGGCCCAAGGAGCCAAGGGCTTCTAG
- a CDS encoding carbohydrate ABC transporter permease, with product MRDNVVLKKNYPLRFLVPAAAVLMMFFFVPTVLNFIYAFTDWSAFKTTISFNGLDNFLSLFNNGILLRDLRITLMFAVCVAFFQNVFGLILAVLLERDTTENRIARVLFFVPVLMSALAVGYVWQAILQANGALDQILSFFAGHAISTAWLGSTTWSIVIVSAIQGWKWAGLAMLIYLSGLKTIDEDILEAARMDGANEWQVFWKIKFPLLAPALTFNVATSLLGSMNGFDTVQATTAGGPGGSTEILNLFVWRTFGQGLYSQSTMMSLLLFLTVMVIAIPLIWYLRRREAKIL from the coding sequence GTGCGCGACAACGTCGTGCTGAAAAAGAACTATCCGCTGCGATTTCTGGTTCCCGCTGCGGCGGTGCTGATGATGTTCTTCTTCGTGCCGACCGTGCTCAACTTCATCTACGCGTTTACCGATTGGTCAGCTTTCAAGACGACTATATCCTTCAATGGGCTCGACAACTTCCTGAGTCTGTTCAATAACGGTATACTGCTGCGAGATTTGCGCATTACGTTAATGTTTGCCGTGTGCGTGGCATTCTTCCAGAATGTGTTCGGCCTGATTCTGGCGGTCCTGCTGGAAAGGGACACCACCGAGAACCGTATAGCCCGGGTGCTCTTCTTCGTCCCGGTGCTCATGTCCGCTTTGGCCGTCGGCTACGTCTGGCAGGCTATTCTGCAGGCCAACGGCGCCCTGGACCAGATTCTGAGCTTCTTCGCAGGGCACGCAATCAGCACGGCTTGGTTGGGCAGCACCACCTGGTCCATCGTCATTGTCTCCGCCATCCAAGGCTGGAAATGGGCGGGTCTGGCCATGCTCATCTATTTGTCTGGACTCAAGACCATTGACGAGGACATATTGGAGGCGGCGAGGATGGACGGCGCGAACGAGTGGCAGGTTTTTTGGAAAATCAAGTTCCCGTTGCTGGCTCCCGCGCTCACCTTCAATGTGGCCACATCCCTGTTAGGTTCGATGAATGGTTTTGATACTGTGCAGGCAACTACTGCGGGCGGCCCCGGCGGATCTACTGAAATTCTGAATTTATTTGTGTGGAGGACCTTCGGGCAGGGACTCTATTCGCAGTCGACCATGATGAGTCTGCTGCTCTTCCTGACCGTGATGGTTATCGCAATACCGCTCATCTGGTATTTGCGTAGGAGAGAGGCGAAAATCCTATGA
- a CDS encoding carbohydrate ABC transporter permease, which produces MTNASFEASKINSGGHVVGTGGGRKSRIIHSLVLVVLVVACLGVPFYLLVVTAGKDQAEALRLSLALPTKWHLFENFGTVLSQGKMISAFFGSLLVTVPSVLLALVFGSMASWILARRTTRMMAVVYALCISGLILPPAVVTVMLLLKMIGLAGTAIGMICVYVGIYLSTVIFFVTGFIRTIPVSLEESARIDGASPMRVFFTIVLPLLGPTMASATILLILYIWNDVFYALFILSGKMDTLPLNLYNVANAGLYLNNWHYIFAYIILMSLPLLIIFAVAQKKIISGITGGAVK; this is translated from the coding sequence ATGACGAACGCGAGTTTTGAGGCGAGTAAAATTAATTCCGGCGGTCATGTCGTCGGTACAGGTGGCGGGCGGAAAAGCCGGATCATACATTCCCTTGTGCTGGTCGTGCTGGTGGTGGCCTGTCTGGGTGTGCCCTTCTACTTGCTGGTGGTGACGGCGGGTAAAGACCAGGCGGAGGCGCTCAGGCTTTCCCTGGCGTTGCCCACCAAGTGGCATCTGTTCGAGAATTTTGGCACTGTGCTCTCCCAGGGCAAAATGATTTCGGCCTTCTTTGGCAGTTTACTGGTGACCGTCCCCTCGGTGTTGTTGGCGCTGGTGTTCGGTTCGATGGCTTCGTGGATCCTGGCGCGCCGTACTACCCGGATGATGGCCGTGGTGTACGCGCTATGCATCTCCGGGCTGATTTTGCCGCCGGCGGTGGTGACTGTGATGTTGCTGCTCAAGATGATTGGGTTGGCTGGTACGGCCATAGGTATGATTTGTGTTTATGTAGGTATCTACTTATCAACTGTGATTTTCTTCGTGACAGGCTTCATCAGAACGATACCGGTGTCGTTGGAGGAGTCGGCGCGCATCGACGGTGCCTCACCCATGCGGGTGTTCTTCACTATCGTGCTGCCCCTGTTGGGCCCGACGATGGCGTCCGCCACCATCCTGCTCATCCTCTACATTTGGAACGACGTGTTTTACGCCTTGTTCATCCTGTCCGGGAAGATGGATACCTTGCCGCTCAACCTCTATAATGTGGCGAATGCAGGCTTGTACCTGAACAACTGGCACTACATCTTCGCATACATCATTCTAATGAGCCTGCCGCTTCTGATTATCTTCGCTGTGGCGCAGAAGAAGATCATCTCCGGCATTACCGGTGGCGCGGTCAAGTGA
- a CDS encoding LacI family DNA-binding transcriptional regulator, with product MVNAQQRMPSIKDVARQAGVSVTTVSRYLNGGPHLSEQKRLAIAKAVEELNYRPNTIARALVSSEFQSIAVIATDISLYGTMQLVQGIEQAARQRGYLVTVTLVGNGRGNVRETVDQLIRNRPIGCVILDIERSSLLHSFAGYIAKALPTVIVDETDRTQGNLPIGAYHGGYQVTQYLLRLGHKTVYHVAIPENGNTYTRSFGWRKALEEAGAVVPSPIPCSWDPREAEQIGRYLSSYLEVTAIFAGNDEIAAGVIRGLLLEGKRVPADVSVAGFDDNPIGELTVPSITTWRQDFQEIGARAVSRLADEPDGKPGDKSGVSGGRASSEGCTVDDEVPARLIIRESTAPPPSLAAAEG from the coding sequence ATGGTCAATGCGCAGCAGCGAATGCCGTCCATCAAGGACGTCGCTCGGCAGGCGGGAGTATCCGTTACGACAGTGTCGCGCTATCTCAACGGTGGGCCGCACCTGAGCGAGCAGAAGCGCTTGGCCATAGCCAAGGCGGTGGAAGAGCTTAACTACCGGCCCAACACAATAGCTCGGGCCCTGGTATCTAGCGAATTCCAGTCCATAGCCGTCATCGCGACCGACATCAGTCTGTATGGCACCATGCAACTGGTGCAGGGCATTGAGCAGGCGGCTCGCCAGCGCGGTTATCTGGTGACGGTGACGCTGGTGGGAAACGGTAGGGGAAACGTACGCGAGACCGTTGACCAGCTGATACGCAACAGGCCAATTGGCTGCGTTATCCTTGACATCGAACGGTCCAGCCTGCTGCACTCCTTTGCTGGATATATAGCGAAAGCGCTACCGACGGTGATTGTCGATGAGACGGACCGGACCCAAGGCAATCTGCCTATAGGCGCATACCATGGGGGTTATCAGGTGACCCAATATCTGCTTAGGCTTGGGCACAAGACTGTGTATCACGTGGCGATTCCTGAGAATGGCAACACATATACGCGCTCCTTTGGCTGGCGGAAAGCGCTGGAAGAAGCGGGGGCGGTGGTTCCCAGTCCGATACCTTGCTCCTGGGATCCGCGCGAGGCCGAGCAGATAGGGCGGTACCTTTCTTCGTACTTGGAGGTCACCGCGATTTTTGCGGGAAACGACGAGATTGCGGCCGGTGTCATACGTGGGCTACTGCTGGAGGGTAAGCGAGTGCCCGCTGACGTAAGTGTAGCAGGATTCGATGATAATCCAATCGGCGAGCTGACAGTGCCGAGCATCACCACCTGGCGGCAGGATTTTCAGGAGATTGGCGCGAGGGCGGTTAGCAGACTGGCCGATGAGCCCGACGGCAAGCCGGGCGACAAGAGTGGAGTGAGCGGCGGCAGAGCCTCGAGCGAAGGGTGCACAGTTGATGATGAGGTGCCGGCTCGGCTAATCATTCGTGAGTCCACCGCGCCGCCGCCTTCGCTGGCGGCAGCGGAGGGGTGA